One genomic segment of Protaetiibacter intestinalis includes these proteins:
- a CDS encoding ATP-binding cassette domain-containing protein, whose translation MDAPLIELSDIVKSFGPVSVLKGVNLKAYAGKVTALVGDNGAGKSTLIKGLAGVQPYDGGEVRFEGEVVHLHTPRDASHLGIEVVYQDLALCDNLDIVQNMFLGREETAGLTFDEGQMEREASETLRSLSVRTVKSVRQKVSSLSGGQRQTVAIARSVLKKAKLVILDEPTAALGVAQTEQVLNLVRRLADQGVAVIIISHNLQDVFKVADFINVLYLGTMVAAIPTSETTSDDVVGYITGSKTYDGVNA comes from the coding sequence GTGGATGCGCCCCTCATCGAACTCTCTGACATCGTCAAGAGCTTCGGCCCGGTGAGCGTGCTCAAGGGTGTGAACCTCAAGGCCTACGCCGGCAAGGTCACCGCCCTCGTGGGCGACAACGGCGCCGGCAAGTCGACCCTCATCAAGGGCCTCGCGGGCGTGCAGCCCTACGACGGCGGTGAGGTGCGCTTCGAGGGCGAGGTCGTGCACCTGCACACGCCGCGTGACGCCTCCCACCTCGGCATCGAGGTCGTGTACCAGGACCTCGCGCTCTGCGACAACCTCGACATCGTGCAGAACATGTTCCTCGGCCGCGAGGAGACCGCCGGTCTCACCTTCGACGAGGGGCAGATGGAGCGCGAGGCGAGCGAGACGCTGCGCTCCCTCTCGGTGCGCACCGTCAAGTCGGTGCGCCAGAAGGTCTCCTCCCTCTCGGGCGGCCAGCGCCAGACCGTCGCCATCGCGCGATCCGTGCTCAAGAAGGCCAAGCTCGTCATCCTCGACGAACCGACCGCCGCCCTCGGCGTCGCCCAGACCGAGCAGGTGCTCAACCTGGTGCGGCGACTCGCCGACCAGGGCGTCGCCGTCATCATCATCAGCCACAACCTGCAGGACGTATTCAAGGTCGCCGACTTCATCAACGTGCTCTACCTCGGCACGATGGTCGCCGCCATCCCGACGAGCGAGACCACGAGCGACGACGTCGTGGGCTACATCACCGGCAGCAAGACCTACGACGGAGTCAACGCATGA
- a CDS encoding MmgE/PrpD family protein, whose product MKLHTVRTHRSDEHLPREEELAWKVAQVAADPVAVESEVAEMIVNRVIDNASVAVASLSRGPVVAARGQAQSRPQADARPGRAGSAVFGVEGVHDPEWAAWANGVAVRELDYHDTFLAAEYSHPGDNIPPILAVAQHTGADGAALVRGIATGYEIQMDLVRAISLHKHKIDHVAHLGPSAAAGIGTLLGLAPETIYQAIGQALHTTTATRQSRKGQISTWKAHAPAFAGKMAVEAIDRAMRGQTSPAPIWEGEDGVIAWLLDGPDGRYEVPLPEWGEPKRAILDSYTKEHSAEYQAQAWIDLARRLGLEHPELRNPDAVRQVVLHTSHHTHYVIGSGSGDPQKYDPTASRETLDHSIPYIFTVALQDGAWDHVGSYAPERAGRPDTVALWHKVTTAEDAEWTRRYHSEDPAEKAFGGRVEIELADGSRIVEEIAVADAHPLGARPFARADYVKKFRTLATGVLADAEIERFLGLAERLPELTAAEVARLNVVASGLPTPPEGLF is encoded by the coding sequence ATGAAGCTCCACACCGTCCGCACCCACCGCAGCGACGAGCACCTCCCGCGCGAGGAGGAGCTCGCCTGGAAGGTCGCCCAGGTCGCCGCCGACCCCGTCGCGGTCGAGTCCGAGGTGGCCGAGATGATCGTCAACCGCGTCATCGACAACGCCTCCGTCGCGGTCGCCTCGCTCTCCCGCGGCCCCGTCGTCGCGGCCCGCGGGCAGGCGCAGTCGCGTCCGCAGGCGGATGCGCGCCCGGGCCGCGCGGGATCCGCCGTCTTCGGCGTCGAGGGCGTCCACGACCCCGAGTGGGCCGCCTGGGCGAACGGGGTCGCCGTGCGCGAGCTCGACTACCACGACACCTTCCTCGCCGCCGAGTACTCCCACCCGGGCGACAACATCCCGCCGATCCTCGCGGTCGCCCAGCACACCGGTGCCGACGGGGCGGCCCTCGTGCGCGGCATCGCGACCGGCTACGAGATCCAGATGGACCTCGTGCGCGCCATCAGCCTGCACAAGCACAAGATCGACCACGTCGCCCACCTCGGCCCCTCGGCCGCCGCCGGCATCGGCACCCTCCTCGGCCTCGCCCCGGAGACCATCTACCAGGCGATCGGCCAGGCGCTCCACACGACCACGGCGACCCGCCAGTCGCGCAAGGGCCAGATCTCCACCTGGAAGGCGCACGCCCCCGCCTTCGCCGGCAAGATGGCCGTCGAGGCGATCGACCGCGCGATGCGCGGGCAGACCTCGCCCGCTCCCATCTGGGAGGGCGAGGACGGCGTCATCGCCTGGCTGCTCGACGGCCCGGACGGTCGCTACGAGGTGCCGCTGCCCGAGTGGGGCGAGCCGAAGCGCGCCATCCTCGACAGCTACACGAAGGAGCACTCGGCCGAGTACCAGGCGCAGGCCTGGATCGACCTCGCCCGGCGCCTCGGCCTCGAGCACCCGGAACTGCGCAACCCGGATGCCGTGCGCCAGGTCGTGCTGCACACGAGCCACCACACGCACTACGTGATCGGCTCGGGCTCGGGTGACCCGCAGAAGTACGACCCCACGGCGAGCCGCGAGACCCTCGACCACTCGATCCCGTACATCTTCACCGTCGCCCTGCAGGACGGCGCCTGGGATCACGTGGGCTCCTACGCCCCCGAGCGCGCCGGCCGCCCCGACACCGTCGCGCTCTGGCACAAGGTCACGACCGCCGAGGACGCCGAGTGGACGCGCCGCTACCACTCGGAGGATCCGGCCGAGAAGGCCTTCGGCGGCCGCGTCGAGATCGAGCTCGCCGACGGCTCCCGCATCGTCGAGGAGATCGCCGTCGCCGACGCGCACCCGCTGGGCGCCCGCCCCTTCGCCCGCGCCGACTACGTGAAGAAGTTCCGCACCCTCGCCACGGGTGTGCTCGCGGACGCCGAGATCGAGCGCTTCCTCGGCCTCGCCGAGCGCCTGCCCGAGCTCACCGCGGCCGAGGTCGCCCGGCTCAACGTCGTGGCGAGCGGCCTGCCGACCCCTCCGGAAGGACTGTTCTGA
- a CDS encoding sugar ABC transporter permease yields the protein MTTTPGTPHPSPTDTTSLPAEGGFIGSGQEGGILDQVRAYIQRVRHGDMGALPAIGGLFVLVILFTILSEAMLGQQYFLTERNFANLLTQAASLVMLAMALVFVILLGEIDLSAGVTSGVALSAFVVLTKPDGINMNWILALVIALAVGLVIGAFIGFFVARVGIPSFVVTLGLFIGLQGVTLILLGAGGVFRIQIPEFLAIQNANLPIWAGWTMLAVILLISFATSMWDRYLRNRAGVPNRTFALVIAKLAVIAVIGGFVIAVLSDNRSSSIKVIEGVPIVVPIVLAILWIGTFVLDRTKFGRYIYAIGGNAEAARRSGIKVITIRWLAFVVCSLLAVVAGVFSASKVGSVNAGFGTDTVLSGVAAAVVGGVSLFGGRGRLIHAAIGALVIAVIANGLGLLNLPAGVNYIVTGSVLVLAATVDAVSRVRAGGSLMRT from the coding sequence ATGACCACCACCCCCGGCACCCCGCATCCCTCCCCCACCGACACGACAAGCCTCCCCGCCGAGGGCGGCTTCATCGGCAGCGGCCAGGAGGGCGGGATCCTCGACCAGGTGCGCGCGTACATCCAGCGCGTGCGCCACGGCGACATGGGCGCCCTGCCCGCCATCGGCGGACTGTTCGTGCTCGTGATCCTGTTCACGATCCTCAGCGAGGCGATGCTCGGCCAGCAGTACTTCCTCACCGAGCGCAACTTCGCGAACCTGCTCACCCAGGCCGCGTCGCTCGTGATGCTCGCGATGGCGCTCGTGTTCGTGATCCTCCTCGGCGAGATCGACCTCTCGGCCGGTGTCACCTCGGGCGTCGCGCTCTCGGCCTTCGTCGTGCTGACCAAGCCCGACGGCATCAACATGAACTGGATCCTGGCGCTCGTCATCGCGCTCGCCGTGGGTCTCGTGATCGGTGCCTTCATCGGCTTCTTCGTGGCGCGGGTGGGTATCCCCTCGTTCGTCGTGACGCTGGGTCTGTTCATCGGCCTGCAGGGCGTGACCCTCATCCTGCTCGGCGCGGGCGGCGTCTTCCGCATCCAGATCCCCGAGTTCCTCGCGATCCAGAACGCCAACCTGCCGATCTGGGCGGGCTGGACGATGCTCGCGGTCATCCTGCTGATCTCCTTCGCGACCTCGATGTGGGACCGGTACCTGCGCAACCGCGCCGGGGTGCCCAACCGCACCTTCGCGCTCGTGATCGCCAAGCTCGCCGTCATCGCGGTGATCGGCGGCTTCGTGATCGCGGTGCTGAGCGACAACCGCTCCTCGAGCATCAAGGTCATCGAGGGCGTGCCGATCGTCGTGCCGATCGTGCTCGCGATCCTCTGGATCGGCACCTTCGTGCTCGACCGCACCAAGTTCGGCCGCTACATCTACGCGATCGGCGGCAACGCCGAGGCGGCGCGGCGCTCCGGCATCAAGGTCATCACGATCCGCTGGCTCGCCTTCGTCGTGTGTTCGCTGCTCGCGGTCGTCGCGGGCGTGTTCAGCGCGAGCAAGGTCGGCTCGGTCAACGCCGGATTCGGCACCGACACGGTGCTGAGCGGCGTCGCGGCGGCCGTCGTCGGCGGCGTGAGCCTCTTCGGCGGACGCGGGCGTCTCATCCACGCCGCGATCGGCGCGCTCGTGATCGCCGTCATCGCGAACGGGCTCGGCCTGCTGAACCTGCCCGCGGGCGTCAACTACATCGTGACCGGCAGCGTGCTCGTGCTCGCGGCGACCGTCGACGCGGTCTCCCGGGTGCGGGCGGGCGGCTCGCTCATGCGCACCTGA
- a CDS encoding helicase HerA-like domain-containing protein has product MTDGDDAVAAARKALEDAQAALAQAEAAAKAAEAAPAPAAEPAPAASAPGGPLDAAAVDAIRAGYAFDAPALEMGALVNGDARADVPIRIPLSMVNRHGLVAGATGTGKTKTLQVLAEQLSSAGVPVFAADIKGDLSGIASPGTPSEKLLARTAGLGQQWTAHPSPTALYALGGDGIGVPIRASVEGFGSVMLSKVLGLNETQESSLGLVFHYAKEQQLPLVTLDDLRAVLQYLTSPEGKAELENLGGLSKATAGVILRELVAFAEQGADVFFGLPQIDTADFFRTELGPDGVTRGVVSLLEVRSQLGRPELFSTFLMWLLTQLYASLPEVGDVDKPKLVFFFDEAHLLFADASDDFLSIVTQTVRLIRSRGVGIFFVTQTPKDVPGDVLAQLGSRVQHQLRAHTPDDAKALKSTVSTYPNSAYELGEVLTTLAIGEAIVTVMNEKGAPTPVAWTRLRAPEGSMDPTPDATLQAAVAASPLSAKYAGAETKGAAAVLAERAAAAGQAAGATDAAAGAASGATAAEIARAQKKAEQEAAREKKRLEQEAAREARERKKQADRIQKEVVSGGLRIARDVINGLFRKR; this is encoded by the coding sequence ATGACGGATGGTGACGACGCGGTCGCAGCCGCGCGGAAGGCTCTCGAAGACGCGCAGGCCGCGCTCGCGCAGGCGGAGGCCGCGGCGAAGGCGGCCGAGGCCGCGCCGGCACCCGCGGCGGAACCGGCACCCGCGGCATCCGCACCGGGCGGGCCGCTCGACGCGGCGGCCGTCGACGCGATCCGGGCGGGCTACGCCTTCGATGCACCCGCGCTCGAGATGGGGGCGCTCGTCAACGGCGACGCGCGCGCCGACGTGCCCATCCGCATCCCGCTGTCGATGGTCAACCGCCACGGGCTCGTCGCGGGCGCCACCGGAACCGGCAAGACGAAGACCCTGCAGGTGCTCGCCGAGCAGCTGAGCTCGGCGGGCGTGCCCGTGTTCGCGGCCGACATCAAGGGCGACCTCTCGGGCATCGCCTCCCCCGGCACGCCGAGCGAGAAGCTGCTCGCCCGCACCGCCGGCCTCGGCCAGCAGTGGACCGCCCACCCCTCGCCGACCGCGCTCTACGCGCTCGGCGGCGACGGCATCGGCGTGCCGATCCGCGCGAGCGTCGAGGGCTTCGGCTCGGTCATGCTCAGCAAGGTGCTCGGCCTCAACGAGACCCAGGAGTCGAGCCTCGGCCTCGTGTTCCACTACGCGAAGGAGCAGCAGCTGCCCCTCGTGACGCTCGACGACCTGCGCGCGGTGCTGCAGTACCTCACGAGCCCCGAGGGCAAGGCCGAGCTCGAGAACCTCGGCGGGCTCTCGAAGGCGACCGCGGGCGTCATCCTGCGCGAGCTCGTCGCCTTCGCCGAGCAGGGCGCGGATGTGTTCTTCGGCCTGCCGCAGATCGACACGGCCGACTTCTTCCGCACGGAGCTCGGGCCGGACGGCGTCACGCGCGGCGTCGTCAGCCTGCTCGAGGTGCGCAGCCAGCTCGGTCGCCCCGAGCTGTTCTCGACGTTCCTCATGTGGCTGCTCACGCAGCTGTACGCGTCGCTGCCCGAGGTGGGCGACGTCGACAAGCCCAAGCTCGTGTTCTTCTTCGACGAGGCGCACCTGCTGTTCGCGGATGCGAGCGACGACTTCCTGAGCATCGTCACCCAGACCGTGCGCCTCATCCGCTCGCGCGGGGTCGGCATCTTCTTCGTGACCCAGACCCCGAAGGACGTGCCGGGCGACGTGCTCGCCCAGCTCGGCAGCCGCGTGCAGCACCAGCTGCGCGCCCACACGCCCGACGACGCGAAGGCCCTCAAGTCGACCGTGTCGACCTACCCGAACTCGGCCTACGAGCTCGGCGAGGTGCTCACGACCCTCGCGATCGGCGAGGCGATCGTGACCGTCATGAACGAGAAGGGGGCGCCGACGCCCGTCGCCTGGACGCGGCTGCGCGCACCCGAGGGGTCGATGGATCCGACCCCGGATGCGACGCTGCAGGCCGCGGTCGCCGCGTCGCCGCTGTCGGCGAAGTACGCGGGGGCCGAGACGAAGGGCGCGGCCGCCGTGCTCGCCGAGCGGGCCGCCGCGGCCGGCCAGGCGGCCGGCGCGACGGATGCGGCCGCCGGCGCGGCATCCGGGGCGACGGCCGCCGAGATCGCCCGCGCGCAGAAGAAGGCCGAGCAGGAGGCCGCGCGCGAGAAGAAGCGCCTCGAGCAGGAGGCGGCCCGCGAGGCGCGCGAGCGCAAGAAGCAGGCCGACCGCATCCAGAAGGAGGTCGTCTCGGGCGGCCTGCGCATCGCACGCGACGTGATCAACGGACTGTTCCGCAAGCGGTAG
- a CDS encoding MarR family winged helix-turn-helix transcriptional regulator, translated as MTRLVPRLDAEESAAWISLVALLELLPSALDSQLQRDSDLTHFEFAVLSVLRFSKDGPIRMSELAAGTYATLPRLSHVVTRLERRGLVERTPCAEDRRATNVGLTDEGRRALVRATSGHIDLVRRVVIDSLSREQLAQLTDIAGTIDRALDPDQRFASLFDAPSS; from the coding sequence ATGACCCGACTCGTGCCCCGCCTCGACGCCGAGGAGTCCGCGGCGTGGATCTCGCTCGTCGCGCTCCTCGAGCTGCTGCCGAGCGCACTCGACTCCCAGCTGCAGCGCGACTCCGACCTCACCCACTTCGAGTTCGCCGTGCTCTCGGTGCTGCGCTTCTCGAAGGACGGACCCATCCGGATGAGCGAGCTCGCGGCCGGCACCTACGCGACCCTCCCCCGCCTCTCGCACGTGGTGACGCGCCTCGAGCGCCGCGGCCTCGTCGAGCGCACCCCGTGCGCCGAGGACCGCCGCGCGACCAACGTCGGCCTCACCGACGAGGGCCGCCGTGCCCTCGTGCGGGCGACCTCCGGCCACATCGACCTCGTGCGCCGCGTCGTCATCGACTCCCTCAGCCGCGAGCAGCTCGCCCAGCTCACCGACATCGCCGGAACGATCGACCGCGCCCTCGACCCCGACCAGCGCTTCGCCTCCCTCTTCGACGCGCCCTCCTCCTGA
- a CDS encoding sugar ABC transporter substrate-binding protein, which translates to MISLAALAGASALVLAGCSTPSGDGGNEGGTASTRACVILPDTESSDRWENGDRPALEKAFTDAGFEADIQNAQGSTDKMATIADQQLSKGCGVMLVVDYQGAGVAVTEKAKAEGIPVIAYDRPISGADYYVSFDNEKVGELEGQSVVDGLEAAGKDPATAIVVYMGGDPSDGNAAMFHDGAVKVMEAAGIKPAAEPTGVWDTEKSADNFEQALTSLGGKVDAVWSANDANAAGVISILDKNGLTVPVSGQDASVAGLQNVLLGKQTATVYKPFQLEAKAASDLAIALLNGETPTADKKLDDGTPYIAVTPVLVGPSDVQSVIDDGNAKASELCTGDVAAKCDEYGVK; encoded by the coding sequence ATGATTTCGCTCGCAGCACTCGCCGGTGCATCCGCACTGGTTCTGGCCGGATGTTCCACCCCGTCGGGCGACGGAGGCAACGAGGGAGGCACCGCCTCCACGCGCGCCTGCGTCATCCTCCCCGACACCGAGTCGTCGGACCGCTGGGAGAACGGTGACCGTCCCGCGCTCGAGAAGGCGTTCACCGACGCCGGCTTCGAGGCCGACATCCAGAACGCCCAGGGCTCGACCGACAAGATGGCGACCATCGCCGACCAGCAGCTCTCCAAGGGCTGCGGCGTGATGCTCGTCGTCGACTACCAGGGTGCCGGCGTCGCCGTCACCGAGAAGGCCAAGGCCGAGGGCATCCCGGTCATCGCCTACGACCGCCCGATCTCGGGTGCCGACTACTACGTCTCGTTCGACAACGAGAAGGTCGGCGAGCTCGAGGGCCAGTCGGTCGTCGACGGCCTCGAGGCCGCCGGCAAGGACCCGGCCACCGCGATCGTCGTCTACATGGGCGGCGACCCGTCCGACGGCAACGCGGCCATGTTCCACGACGGCGCCGTGAAGGTCATGGAGGCCGCGGGCATCAAGCCGGCCGCCGAGCCCACCGGCGTCTGGGACACCGAGAAGTCGGCTGACAACTTCGAGCAGGCGCTCACCTCGCTCGGCGGCAAGGTCGACGCGGTCTGGTCCGCGAACGACGCCAACGCCGCCGGCGTGATCTCGATCCTCGACAAGAACGGCCTCACCGTTCCCGTCTCGGGTCAGGACGCCTCGGTCGCGGGTCTGCAGAACGTGCTCCTCGGCAAGCAGACCGCCACGGTCTACAAGCCGTTCCAGCTCGAGGCCAAGGCTGCTTCCGACCTCGCGATCGCGCTGCTCAACGGCGAGACCCCGACGGCCGACAAGAAGCTCGACGACGGCACCCCGTACATCGCGGTCACCCCGGTCCTCGTCGGACCGAGTGACGTGCAGTCGGTGATCGACGACGGCAACGCGAAGGCGTCGGAGCTCTGCACCGGCGACGTCGCCGCCAAGTGCGACGAGTACGGCGTCAAGTAA
- a CDS encoding GntR family transcriptional regulator: MPSGRASDRAYEVLREEILQWRLAPGTVLGEVEQAARLGVSRTPLREALSRLSAEGLVEAQSGRGLVVSSADVSDVRGLFELRVALETAAAALAAERRDPEVFAALAREFADAAELARRRELEAYYGLVGRFDAAIDASIANPALVGALRGVRTHLTRIRRLAQDDPARLESAAAEHRLIAEAIRDGAPDLARHATAVHLHASLNHILEATASHTKESR, from the coding sequence ATGCCCAGCGGACGCGCGAGCGACCGTGCCTACGAGGTGCTGCGGGAGGAGATCCTGCAGTGGCGCCTCGCGCCCGGAACCGTGCTCGGCGAGGTCGAGCAGGCCGCCCGGCTCGGCGTCTCGCGCACCCCCCTGCGCGAGGCGCTGTCGCGGCTGTCGGCCGAGGGGCTCGTCGAGGCGCAGTCGGGCCGCGGCCTCGTGGTGTCCTCCGCCGACGTCTCGGATGTGCGGGGCCTGTTCGAACTGCGCGTCGCGCTCGAGACCGCCGCCGCGGCGCTCGCCGCCGAACGCCGCGACCCCGAGGTCTTCGCCGCGCTCGCGCGCGAGTTCGCGGATGCCGCCGAGCTCGCACGACGCCGTGAGCTCGAGGCCTACTACGGCCTCGTCGGCCGCTTCGACGCCGCGATCGACGCGAGCATCGCCAACCCCGCGCTCGTAGGCGCGCTGCGCGGCGTGCGCACCCACCTCACGCGCATCCGCCGCCTCGCGCAGGACGACCCCGCGCGGCTCGAGAGCGCCGCGGCCGAGCACCGCCTCATCGCCGAGGCGATCCGCGACGGCGCCCCCGACCTCGCCCGCCATGCGACCGCCGTGCACCTGCACGCGAGCCTGAACCACATCCTCGAGGCCACCGCCTCGCACACGAAGGAGAGCCGATGA
- the prpB gene encoding methylisocitrate lyase produces MLHAKLTASAKRQGLRARLASGELVRMPGAFNPLSAKLIEDKGFEGVYISGAVLSADLGLPDIGLTTLTEVAGRGGQIARVTELPTLIDADTGFGEPMNVARTVQILEDAGISGMHLEDQVNPKRCGHLDGKAVVDEATALKRIRAAVEARRDPDFLVMARTDIRGIEGLEAAKDRAKKLVDAGADAIFPEAMADLAEFAAIREAVDVPILANMTEFGKSDLYTTQQLADVGVNIVIFPVSLLRLAMGAAERGLDTILAEGSLTSRVPEMQTRARLYELVDYAGYSEFDAGVYTFDLTNNRS; encoded by the coding sequence ATGCTGCACGCGAAGCTCACCGCATCCGCCAAGCGCCAGGGGCTCCGCGCGCGACTCGCCTCGGGCGAGCTCGTGCGGATGCCGGGCGCGTTCAACCCGCTCTCGGCGAAGCTCATCGAGGACAAGGGCTTCGAGGGCGTCTACATCTCGGGCGCCGTGCTCTCGGCCGACCTCGGGCTGCCGGACATCGGCCTGACGACGCTCACCGAGGTCGCCGGGCGTGGCGGCCAGATCGCGCGCGTGACCGAGCTGCCGACCCTCATCGACGCCGACACCGGCTTCGGCGAGCCGATGAACGTCGCCCGCACGGTGCAGATCCTCGAGGACGCCGGGATCTCCGGCATGCACCTCGAGGACCAGGTCAACCCCAAGCGCTGCGGCCACCTCGACGGCAAGGCGGTCGTCGACGAGGCGACCGCGCTCAAGCGCATCCGGGCCGCCGTCGAGGCGCGTCGCGACCCCGACTTCCTCGTCATGGCGCGCACCGACATCCGCGGCATCGAGGGGCTCGAGGCGGCGAAGGACCGCGCGAAGAAGCTCGTGGATGCGGGCGCCGACGCGATCTTCCCGGAGGCGATGGCCGACCTCGCCGAGTTCGCCGCCATCCGCGAGGCGGTCGACGTGCCGATCCTCGCCAACATGACTGAGTTCGGCAAGTCCGACCTCTACACGACGCAGCAGCTCGCCGACGTGGGCGTGAACATCGTCATCTTCCCGGTGAGCCTGCTGCGGCTCGCCATGGGCGCCGCCGAGCGCGGACTCGACACGATCCTCGCCGAGGGCAGCCTCACGAGCCGGGTGCCCGAGATGCAGACCCGTGCGAGGCTGTACGAGCTGGTCGACTACGCCGGGTACTCGGAGTTCGACGCGGGCGTCTACACCTTCGATCTGACCAACAACAGGAGCTGA
- a CDS encoding NADPH-dependent F420 reductase, with protein sequence MTSISIIGTGNMGGAIAGIAAKGGAEVQLVGRGSDQALTGDIVVLALPYPAVDEVIAQYGAQLAGKTVVDITNPLDFSTFDDLVVPADSSAAAVIAAKLPASHVVKAFNTNFAATLASGAVGDQPTTVLVAGDDQASKDALLAVVRAAGLRGEDAGSLKRARELEALGFLQLTLAVAEKTAWTAGFALVK encoded by the coding sequence ATGACCTCGATCAGCATCATCGGCACCGGCAACATGGGCGGCGCCATCGCCGGCATCGCGGCGAAGGGCGGCGCGGAGGTGCAGCTCGTCGGACGCGGCTCCGACCAGGCGCTCACGGGCGACATCGTCGTGCTGGCGCTGCCGTACCCGGCCGTCGACGAGGTGATCGCGCAGTACGGCGCGCAGCTCGCGGGCAAGACCGTGGTCGACATCACCAACCCGCTCGACTTCTCGACCTTCGACGACCTCGTCGTTCCCGCCGACTCCTCGGCCGCCGCCGTCATCGCCGCGAAGCTCCCGGCCTCGCACGTCGTGAAGGCCTTCAACACGAACTTCGCCGCGACCCTCGCCTCGGGCGCCGTCGGCGACCAGCCGACGACGGTGCTCGTCGCGGGCGACGACCAGGCCTCGAAGGACGCCCTGCTCGCCGTGGTGCGCGCGGCCGGACTCCGCGGCGAGGATGCCGGATCGCTCAAGCGCGCCCGCGAGCTCGAGGCGCTCGGCTTCCTGCAGCTCACGCTCGCCGTGGCCGAGAAGACCGCCTGGACCGCCGGTTTCGCCCTCGTCAAGTAA
- a CDS encoding bifunctional 2-methylcitrate synthase/citrate synthase, producing the protein MAEADIKKGLAGVVVDVTAISKVNPETNSLLYRGYPVQELAANCTFEEVAYLLWHGELPTPVQLEELQTFERAHRELSHVAKHAIDLLPLDAHPMDVVRTAVSAYGAADPSVADPSPEAQLDQAKRLWAQLPAIVAYTQRRLRDEELVEPRDDLGYSANFLHMTFGEVPDLVVVTAFDVSMILYAEHSFNASTFTARVVTSTLADLYSAVTAAIGALKGPLHGGANEAVMHMFDEIVFADRAEGWLDAALAEKRKIMGFGHRVYKNGDSRVPTMKASLDTLLVEYDRADLGELYTALEQAMDARKGIKPNLDYPSGPAYHLIGFDTELFTPLFVASRVTGWTAHIREQAAANALIRPLSEYVGPEERHL; encoded by the coding sequence ATGGCAGAGGCCGACATCAAGAAGGGGCTCGCGGGCGTCGTCGTCGACGTGACCGCGATCTCGAAGGTCAACCCCGAGACGAACTCGCTGCTCTACCGCGGCTACCCCGTCCAGGAGCTCGCCGCGAACTGCACCTTCGAGGAGGTGGCCTACCTGCTGTGGCACGGGGAGCTGCCGACGCCGGTGCAGCTCGAGGAGCTGCAGACCTTCGAGCGCGCGCACCGCGAGCTGAGCCACGTCGCGAAGCACGCGATCGACCTGCTGCCGCTGGACGCGCATCCGATGGATGTCGTGCGCACCGCCGTCTCGGCGTACGGTGCGGCCGACCCGAGCGTCGCCGACCCGAGCCCCGAGGCCCAGCTCGACCAGGCGAAGCGGCTGTGGGCCCAGCTGCCCGCGATCGTGGCCTACACGCAGCGGCGCCTGCGCGACGAGGAGCTCGTCGAGCCGCGTGACGACCTCGGCTACTCGGCGAACTTCCTGCACATGACCTTCGGCGAGGTGCCGGATCTGGTGGTCGTCACCGCCTTCGACGTCTCGATGATCCTGTACGCCGAGCACTCCTTCAACGCCTCGACCTTCACGGCGCGCGTCGTGACCTCGACCCTCGCCGACCTGTACTCGGCCGTCACCGCGGCGATCGGCGCCCTCAAGGGGCCGCTGCACGGCGGGGCGAACGAGGCCGTCATGCACATGTTCGACGAGATCGTCTTCGCCGACCGGGCCGAGGGCTGGCTGGATGCGGCCCTCGCCGAGAAGCGCAAGATCATGGGCTTCGGACACCGCGTCTACAAGAACGGCGACTCGCGCGTGCCGACCATGAAGGCGTCGCTCGACACCCTTCTCGTCGAGTACGACCGCGCCGACCTCGGCGAGCTCTACACGGCGCTCGAGCAGGCGATGGACGCGCGCAAGGGCATCAAGCCGAACCTCGACTACCCCTCGGGGCCCGCGTACCACCTGATCGGCTTCGACACGGAGCTCTTCACCCCGCTGTTCGTGGCGAGCCGCGTCACCGGGTGGACCGCGCACATCCGCGAGCAGGCGGCGGCCAACGCCCTCATCCGACCGCTCTCGGAGTACGTCGGCCCCGAGGAGCGCCACCTCTGA